A genomic stretch from Coffea arabica cultivar ET-39 chromosome 10c, Coffea Arabica ET-39 HiFi, whole genome shotgun sequence includes:
- the LOC113714688 gene encoding uncharacterized protein has product MELMMPSAKTPEGFCSYHSVLQKDSSRINICSSLNSVNVLVDCQKARFFVPFVDRGCELRKLVGLPKQRQSRIFAISKVETLNSNGSTSGRLYGFEKNSQELGQASPNYEEFESNIHLRRLVRNGELEEGLRHLEVMVYKGDIPDIIPCTSLIRGFCKLGKTKKATRVLEFLEESGAVPDVITYNVLISGYCKSGEIDNALKLLDRMSVAPDVVTYNTILRSLCGSGKLKQAMEVLDRQLRRECYPDVITYTILIEATCRESGVGQAMKLLDEMSAKGCKPDVVTYNVLINGICKEGRLDEAIKFLRNMPSYGCQPNVITHNIILRSMCSTGRWMDAEKLLTEMLRKGCSPSVVTFNILINFLCRKGLLGRAIDVLERMPKYGCTPNSLSYNPLLHGFCKEKKMERAIEYLEIMVSRGCYPDIVTYNTLLTALCKDGKADVAVEILDQLTSRGCSPVLITYNTVIDGLSKAGKTKSAIKLLQEMREKGLQPDIITYSSLVGGLCREGKVDEAISFIHELEELGIKPNAITYNAIMLGLCKARQTDRAIDFLAYMVSKGCKPTESTYTILIEGIAYEGLANEALELLNELCSRGVVKRSSAEQVAVKI; this is encoded by the coding sequence ATGGAACTGATGATGCCCTCAGCCAAAACCCCTGAAGGTTTTTGCTCATACCATTCTGTACTTCAGAAAGACAGCTCAAGAATTAATATTTGTTCCAGCTTGAATTCAGTTAATGTCCTTGTGGATTGTCAGAAAGCTAGGTTCTTTGTCCCTTTTGTTGACCGTGGATGTGAGTTGAGAAAACTAGTGGGGTTGCCAAAACAGAGGCAAAGTAGAATCTTTGCCATTTCAAAGGTCGAAACCTTGAATAGTAATGGTAGTACTAGTGGTAGGTTATATGGTTTCGAGAAAAACTCACAAGAGCTGGGGCAAGCTTCCCCCAACTATGAGGAGTTTGAGAGCAATATCCATCTTCGCCGGTTGGTTAGAAATGGGGAATTGGAGGAAGGGCTTAGACATCTTGAGGTCATGGTCTATAAGGGTGATATACCGGATATAATTCCATGTACAAGTTTGATTCGAGGGTTTTGTAAGCTCGGGAAGACTAAGAAGGCGACTAGGGTCTTGGAGTTTCTTGAGGAGTCGGGGGCTGTTCCAGATGTTATTACCTATAATGTGTTGATTAGTGGGTATTGCAAGTCTGGGGAGATTGATAATGCGTTGAAGTTGTTAGACAGGATGAGTGTTGCTCCAGATGTGGTAACATATAACACTATTTTGCGATCATTGTGTGGTAGTGGAAAGTTGAAGCAGGCAATGGAGGTTCTTGACCGGCAGTTGAGGAGGGAGTGTTATCCAGATGTAATTACTTACACAATTTTGATTGAAGCTACTTGTAGGGAAAGTGGGGTAGGACAGGCAATGAAGCTCTTGGATGAGATGAGTGCTAAAGGTTGTAAACCTGATGTGGTTACTTATAATGTTCTTATCAATGGTATTTGCAAGGAAGGGAGATTGGATGAAGCAATAAAGTTCTTGAGAAATATGCCATCATATGGTTGCCAACCTAATGTGATAACGCATAATATCATCTTGCGTAGCATGTGTAGTACGGGGAGGTGGATGGATGCTGAGAAACtcttgactgagatgcttagaAAAGGCTGTTCTCCCAGCGTAGTTACGTTTAACATACTGATTAATTTCTTGTGCAGAAAGGGGTTATTGGGTCGAGCAATTGATGTTCTGGAAAGGATGCCTAAATATGGATGCACTCCGAATTCCTTGAGCTATAATCCTCTGCTGCATGGTTTCTGCAAAGAGAAAAAGATGGAAAGGGCAATAGAGTATCTGGAGATAATGGTATCTCGGGGTTGTTATCCAGATATCGTTACCTATAACACTCTGCTTACAGCATTGTGTAAAGATGGAAAGGCTGATGTTGCAGTTGAGATTCTAGATCAGCTAACTAGCAGAGGTTGTTCTCCTGTTCTAATCACTTACAATACCGTGATTGATGGACTGTCGAAGGCAGGGAAGACCAAAAGTGCGATTAAACTGTTGCAGGAAATGCGGGAAAAAGGTTTGCAACCAGATATAATTACTTACTCTTCACTCGTTGGAGGACTCTGTCGAGAAGGAAAGGTCGATGAAGCCATCAGTTTCATTCATGAACTGGAAGAACTTGGCATCAAACCTAATGCTATCACATACAATGCTATCATGTTGGGCCTTTGTAAAGCTCGCCAAACAGATCGCGCAATTGATTTCTTGGCTTATATGGTGTCTAAGGGATGTAAACCTACTGAATCTACATACACAATCTTGATTGAAGGTATTGCTTATGAAGGATTAGCAAACGAGGCATTGGAGTTACTGAATGAATTATGCTCCAGAGGAGTTGTGAAGAGGAGTTCAGCAGAACAAGTTGCGGTCAAGATTTAG
- the LOC113714690 gene encoding oligopeptide transporter 4-like — translation MASLEISEDDSTLNAPKHKDHEYDTKDIDPEEESPVEQVRLTVSNHDDPSLPVWTFRMWFLGLLSCVLLSFLNTFFGYRSQPLTITMISAQVATLPLGRFMAKVLPKKKFRIPGFGSRQFSLNPGPFNMKEHALISVFANAGSSFGGGTAYAIDIVTIVKAFYHRRISFLASWILVTTTQVLGYGWAGIMRRYVVEPAHMWWPSSLVQVSLFRALHEKDKSRMSRGKFFVIALISSFSWYTFPGFLMPMLTNVSLLCLVFPRSITMQQIGSGLSGIGIGSFSLDWSAVASFLGSPLVSPFFATLNAFVGYVVIVYVLIPLAYWKFNLYDGKTYPFFSSQLYDNQGKHYNISAIVNDKFQLDLPEYEKLGPVNMSVIFATTYALSFANLTSTLTHVALFYGKEIKDRFQASSKGKPDIHTKLMRKYKDIPSWWFMAMLSLALALSLVLCTVMIDQVQLPWWGLLFSAGIALFFTLPISIITATTNQQPGLNVITEYVFGYVYPGNPVANVCFKTFGYISMGQAVSFLNDFKLGHYMKIPPRSMFIVQFLGTIIAGTINIGVAWYLLTSIDNICQKDLLPPDSPWTCPGNDVFYSASVIWGLIGPKRMFGPLGRYSALNWAFLAGALAPLLVWLVHKVFPSQKWIKLINFPVLLGATAMMPPARAVNYNAWFVFAFVFNFYVYRYRKKWWQRYNYVLSAALDAGLGFMGVLLYFCLQYGGFFLLWWGSEEDDHCPLVACPTAKGIAVDGCPVH, via the exons atggcATCTCTGGAAATAAGTGAGGACGATTCAACCTTGAATGCTCCAAAACACAAAGATCATGAATATGATACCAAAGATATCGACCCAGAGGAAGAGTCACCAGTAGAACAAGTGAGACTGACAGTCTCAAACCATGATGATCCTTCCCTTCCAGTATGGACTTTCCGGATGTGGTTTCTTGGACTCTTATCATGtgtacttctttcttttcttaataCTTTCTTCGGCTATAGAAGCCAACCACTTACCATAACTATGATATCTGCTCAAGTTGCTACATTGCCGTTAGGCCGTTTTATGGCAAAAGTCCTACCAAAAAAGAAGTTTAGGATCCCCGGTTTCGGATCCAGACAGTTTTCATTGAATCCAGGGCCGTTTAACATGAAAGAGCATGCGCTAATCTCTGTATTTGCTAATGCTGGCAGTAGCTTTGGTGGTGGAACTGCTTATGCTATTGATATTGTGACAATCGTCAAGGCTTTTTATCACAGGCGTATTTCATTTTTGGCTAGTTGGATTCTTGTCACCACAACCCAG GTATTGGGATATGGTTGGGCTGGGATTATGAGAAGATATGTTGTGGAGCCTGCACATATGTGGTGGCCATCAAGCCTTGTCCAAGTCTCTCTTTTCAG GGCTCTCCATGAGAAAGATAAAAGTCGCATGTCAAGGGGGAAATTCTTTGTGATTGCACTAATCAGCAGCTTCTCTTGGTACACATTCCCAGGCTTCCTCATGCCCATGTTGACTAACGTGTCATTGCTGTGCTTGGTATTTCCCCGCTCTATCACCATGCAGCAAATTGGCTCAGGCTTGAGTGGGATTGGTATAGGATCCTTCTCTCTTGACTGGTCGGCTGTAGCATCATTTTTGGGAAGTCCTCTTGTGTCGCCGTTCTTTGCCACCCTCAATGCTTTCGTGGGCTATGTGGTGATAGTTTATGTCTTGATTCCTCTAGCTTACTGGAAATTCAACTTGTACGACGGGAAAACATATCCATTCTTCTCCAGCCAGTTGTATGATAACCAGGGGAAGCATTATAATATATCAGCTATTGTGAATGACAAGTTTCAGCTAGACTTGCCAGAATATGAGAAGCTGGGACCTGTGAATATGAGCGTGATCTTTGCTACTACTTATGCCCTTAGTTTCGCAAATTTGACCTCTACACTCACTCATGTTGCTTTATTTTACGGAAA GGAGATTAAGGACAGATTTCAAGCTTCAAGCAAAGGAAAACCAGACATTCACACAAAACTTATGAGGAAATACAAGGACATCCCCTCTTGGTGGTTTATGGCCATGCTTTCACTTGCGTTAGCTCTCTCACTTGTACTTTGCACAGTCATGATAGATCAGGTTCAATTACCCTGGTGGGGGCTCCTCTTTTCAGCTGGTATAGCTCTATTCTTTACCCTCCCAATAAGCATCATCACAGCCACAACAAATCAG CAACCAGGACTAAACGTCATTACTGAGTACGTCTTCGGTTACGTATATCCGGGCAACCCTGTAGCCAATGTTTGCTTCAAAACCTTTGGCTACATAAGTATGGGTCAAGCTGTTTCCTTCTTGAATGATTTTAAGCTAGGCCATTACATGAAGATTCCGCCAAGGTCCATGTTCATCGTTCAG TTTCTTGGAACCATCATTGCTGGAACAATCAACATTGGTGTGGCTTGGTATCTGTTGACAAGCATCGACAACATATGCCAAAAGGACCTACTTCCTCCCGACAGTCCTTGGACCTGTCCCGGAAACGATGTCTTCTACAGTGCGTCAGTGATTTGGGGTTTAATAGGACCAAAGAGAATGTTCGGACCACTTGGAAGGTACTCTGCCCTCAACTGGGCATTTCTGGCAGGTGCCTTGGCTCCCCTTCTTGTGTGGTTGGTACACAAAGTATTCCCCAGCCAGAAGTGGATAAAGCTCATAAACTTTCCAGTACTTCTTGGGGCAACAGCGATGATGCCTCCAGCCAGGGCTGTGAACTACAACGCCTGGTTTGTTTTTGCATTTGTCTTCAATTTCTATGTTTATAGATACAGAAAGAAATGGTGGCAGAGGTACAACTACGTCCTGTCAGCTGCATTGGATGCAGGCCTAGGTTTTATGGGTGTGCTCTTATATTTTTGTCTCCAGTACGGAGGTTTTTTTCTTCTGTGGTGGGGATCTGAGGAAGATGATCATTGTCCTTTGGTCGCATGTCCAACAGCTAAAGGTATTGCAGTTGATGGTTGTCCAGTGCATTAA
- the LOC113714691 gene encoding uncharacterized protein isoform X2 — translation MTHFCRKKNAMVDETSAEKLSKMKDLQLQAQSSGVNRTEEDICIEVTGRITGYVRGRGPSKASLITQKLAEIEEFKKRAEQAEKRSVELEVQVQSQQQLMQRLENQQAEMQNQQLEMQELLKALRAELQSKNQGNGNAFGSNS, via the exons ATGACACATTTTTGTCGAAAGAAGAATGCTATGGTTGATGAGACATCAGCTGAAAAACTG AGCAAAATGAAGGACTTACAGCTACAAGCTCAATCTAGTGGTGTAAATCGAACCGAAGAAGACATCTGTATTGAGGTGACTGGGCGTATAACTGGATATGTACGTGGTCGTGGCCCCTCCAAGGCTAGTTTAATTACACAAAAACTTGCAGAGATAGAAGAATTCAAGAAAAGGGCAGAACAAGCTGAGAAACGATCAGTTGAATTGGAAGTTCAAGTCCAATCTCAACAGCAGCTGATGCAAAGGCTTGAGAATCAACAAGCTGAAATGCAAAACCAGCAGCTTGAAATGCAGGAACTCCTTAAGGCTTTACGAGCAGAATTGCAGTCCAAGAACCAAGGCAATGGAAATGCATTTGGTAGTAATAGCTG a
- the LOC113714691 gene encoding uncharacterized protein isoform X1 codes for MDRSWMSIKNYLDPKYLDGVDEFIKFAFLSKDPNCKLPCPCKVCNNFEDQTKEVMANHLCRGIVDSYTRWIYHGEGFESDDENDDIEINDNDSDFDSMEELLNDVGVANFGESWRHSPELDTGACTEKEGEASRFLRLLSEAEKSLYPGCEKYSKLSFIVHILHLKTMNRWTCKSTDMLLKFLHQVFPTALIPSSYYEAKNFIRELGLKCEKIHACENDCALFWNENKGLDHCPNEKCKTPRYKSPNSKIPRKVLRYFPLKPRLQRLFVNKEIARDMRWHKERRVDNENMMRHPADSLAWKDFDRNHKSFAEDPRNVRLGLASDGFNPFGTMSNSYSIWPVILVPYNLPPWKCLKDPFFFLSMIIPGPKAPGNDIDIFFRPLVDELKELFATGVETYDAFREEKFMLRAALLWTINDFPAYGYLSGWSTKGYKACPVCLDETTSLYLNNGHKCCYMGHRRFLPIDHK; via the coding sequence ATGGACAGGAGTTGGATGTCTATTAAGAACTACCTAGACCCCAAGTATTTAGATGGAGTtgatgaatttattaagtttgCTTTTCTAAGCAAGGATCCTAATTGTAAACTGCCATGTCCTTGCAAAGTATGCAATAATTTTGAGGATCAAACTAAGGAAGTCATGGCCAATCACTTGTGTCGAGGAATTGTTGATAGTTATACTAGGTGGATATATCATGGCGAAGGGTTTGAATCTGATGATGAGAATGATGACATAGAAATAAATGACAACGATAGTGACTTTGACAGTATGGAGGAGCTGTTAAATGATGTAGGAGTTGCTAACTTTGGTGAGAGTTGGAGACATTCACCGGAACTTGATACGGGTGCTTGTACCGAGAAAGAAGGAGAAGCAAGTAGGTTTCTCAGATTATTATCGGAGGCTGAAAAATCTCTATACCCGGGCTGTGAAAAGTATTCAAAACTCTCGTTTATTGTCCATATCCTCCACTTGAAAACAATGAATCGGTGGACTTGTAAATCTACTGATATGTTGCTGAAGTTCTTGCATCAAGTATTTCCTACAGCTTTGATACCCAGTTCATATTACGAGGCAAAAAATTTCATCCGTGAGTTGGGGCTGAAGTGTGAAAAGATCCACGCCTGTGAAAATGATTGCgcactcttttggaatgaaaataaaggccttGATCATTGTCCAaatgaaaaatgtaaaacaCCGCGGTATAAATCTCCAAATTCCAAAATACCTAGAAAGGTGTTGCGTTATTTTCCATTAAAACCAAGGCTGCAAAGACTGTTTGTGAACAAAGAGATTGCTCGGGATATGAGGTGGCATAAGGAGAGACGTGTAGATAATGAGAACATGATGCGACACCCTGCTGATTCATTAGCTTGGAAGGATTTTGATAGAAATCACAAGTCCTTCGCTGAAGATCCTAGAAATGTGAGGCTAGGACTTGCTAGTGATGGCTTTAATCCCTTTGGAACCATGAGCAATTCATACAGTATATGGCCTGTTATCCTTGTTCCTTACAATCTACCTCCTTGGAAATGCTTAAAAgatccattttttttcctatcAATGATTATTCCTGGTCCCAAAGCACCTGGAAATGACATTGACATATTCTTTAGACCACTAGTTGATGAGTTAAAAGAGTTATTTGCCACTGGTGTGGAGACATATGATGCCTTCAGGGAGGAGAAGTTCATGTTACGTGCAGCACTTTTGTGGACAATAAACGATTTTCCAGCATATGGCTATTTGTCGGGATGGAGTACAAAAGGGTACAAGGCATGTCCTGTGTGCTTAGATGAGACGACTAGTCTATATCTTAATAATGGTCACAAATGTTGTTACATGGGCCATCGCCGTTTTCTACCTATTGATCATAAATAG